The Phaenicophaeus curvirostris isolate KB17595 chromosome 15, BPBGC_Pcur_1.0, whole genome shotgun sequence genome window below encodes:
- the KCNIP1 gene encoding A-type potassium channel modulatory protein KCNIP1 isoform X8 gives MTTVCHRPEGLEQLEAQTNFTKRELQVLYRGFKNECPSGVVNEETFKQIYAQFFPHGDASMYAHYLFNAFDTAQNGSVKFEDFVMALSILLRGTVHEKLRWTFNLYDINKDGYINKEEMMDIVKAIYDMMGKYTYPVLKEDAPRQHVEVFFQKMDKNKDGVVTLDEFIESCQEDDNIMRSLQLFENVM, from the exons ATGACTACGGTGTGCCATAGACCCGAAGGACTGGAACAGCTTGAAGCACAAACCAATTTCACTAAAAGAGAACTTCAGGTGCTTTACAGAGGATTTAAAAAT GAATGTCCTAGTGGGGTTGTTAATGAAGAGACATTCAAACAGATCTATGCACAGTTTTTTCCTCATGGAG ATGCTAGCATGTACGCTCATTATCTCTTTAACGCATTTGACACTGCACAAAATGGCTCAGTGAAGTTTGAG GATTTTGTGATGGCATTGTCCATCCTGTTGCGGGGAACCGTTCATGAAAAGCTAAGATGGACATTTAATCTGTATGACATAAATAAGGATGGCTATATAAACAAGGAG GAAATGATGGATATCGTAAAGGCAATTTATGATATGATGGGAAAGTACACGTATCCAGTGCTCAAAGAAGACGCTCCAAGGCAACATGTAGAAGTATTCTTCCAG aaaatgGATAAAAACAAAGACGGTGTTGTAACTTTAGATGAGTTTATTGAATCGTGTCAGGAG GACGACAATATCATGCGATCCTTACAGCTCTTTGAGAACGTGATGTAA
- the KCNIP1 gene encoding A-type potassium channel modulatory protein KCNIP1 isoform X6 produces MSGLHRDDKIEDELEMTTVCHRPEGLEQLEAQTNFTKRELQVLYRGFKNECPSGVVNEETFKQIYAQFFPHGDASMYAHYLFNAFDTAQNGSVKFEDFVMALSILLRGTVHEKLRWTFNLYDINKDGYINKEEMMDIVKAIYDMMGKYTYPVLKEDAPRQHVEVFFQKMDKNKDGVVTLDEFIESCQEDDNIMRSLQLFENVM; encoded by the exons acaAAATTGAAGATGAATTAGAAATGACTACGGTGTGCCATAGACCCGAAGGACTGGAACAGCTTGAAGCACAAACCAATTTCACTAAAAGAGAACTTCAGGTGCTTTACAGAGGATTTAAAAAT GAATGTCCTAGTGGGGTTGTTAATGAAGAGACATTCAAACAGATCTATGCACAGTTTTTTCCTCATGGAG ATGCTAGCATGTACGCTCATTATCTCTTTAACGCATTTGACACTGCACAAAATGGCTCAGTGAAGTTTGAG GATTTTGTGATGGCATTGTCCATCCTGTTGCGGGGAACCGTTCATGAAAAGCTAAGATGGACATTTAATCTGTATGACATAAATAAGGATGGCTATATAAACAAGGAG GAAATGATGGATATCGTAAAGGCAATTTATGATATGATGGGAAAGTACACGTATCCAGTGCTCAAAGAAGACGCTCCAAGGCAACATGTAGAAGTATTCTTCCAG aaaatgGATAAAAACAAAGACGGTGTTGTAACTTTAGATGAGTTTATTGAATCGTGTCAGGAG GACGACAATATCATGCGATCCTTACAGCTCTTTGAGAACGTGATGTAA
- the KCNIP1 gene encoding A-type potassium channel modulatory protein KCNIP1 isoform X7: protein MWLCSNKIEDELEMTTVCHRPEGLEQLEAQTNFTKRELQVLYRGFKNECPSGVVNEETFKQIYAQFFPHGDASMYAHYLFNAFDTAQNGSVKFEDFVMALSILLRGTVHEKLRWTFNLYDINKDGYINKEEMMDIVKAIYDMMGKYTYPVLKEDAPRQHVEVFFQKMDKNKDGVVTLDEFIESCQEDDNIMRSLQLFENVM, encoded by the exons acaAAATTGAAGATGAATTAGAAATGACTACGGTGTGCCATAGACCCGAAGGACTGGAACAGCTTGAAGCACAAACCAATTTCACTAAAAGAGAACTTCAGGTGCTTTACAGAGGATTTAAAAAT GAATGTCCTAGTGGGGTTGTTAATGAAGAGACATTCAAACAGATCTATGCACAGTTTTTTCCTCATGGAG ATGCTAGCATGTACGCTCATTATCTCTTTAACGCATTTGACACTGCACAAAATGGCTCAGTGAAGTTTGAG GATTTTGTGATGGCATTGTCCATCCTGTTGCGGGGAACCGTTCATGAAAAGCTAAGATGGACATTTAATCTGTATGACATAAATAAGGATGGCTATATAAACAAGGAG GAAATGATGGATATCGTAAAGGCAATTTATGATATGATGGGAAAGTACACGTATCCAGTGCTCAAAGAAGACGCTCCAAGGCAACATGTAGAAGTATTCTTCCAG aaaatgGATAAAAACAAAGACGGTGTTGTAACTTTAGATGAGTTTATTGAATCGTGTCAGGAG GACGACAATATCATGCGATCCTTACAGCTCTTTGAGAACGTGATGTAA
- the KCNIP1 gene encoding A-type potassium channel modulatory protein KCNIP1 isoform X5, with translation MGAVMGTFSSLQTKQRRPSKDKIEDELEMTTVCHRPEGLEQLEAQTNFTKRELQVLYRGFKNECPSGVVNEETFKQIYAQFFPHGDASMYAHYLFNAFDTAQNGSVKFEDFVMALSILLRGTVHEKLRWTFNLYDINKDGYINKEEMMDIVKAIYDMMGKYTYPVLKEDAPRQHVEVFFQKMDKNKDGVVTLDEFIESCQEDDNIMRSLQLFENVM, from the exons acaAAATTGAAGATGAATTAGAAATGACTACGGTGTGCCATAGACCCGAAGGACTGGAACAGCTTGAAGCACAAACCAATTTCACTAAAAGAGAACTTCAGGTGCTTTACAGAGGATTTAAAAAT GAATGTCCTAGTGGGGTTGTTAATGAAGAGACATTCAAACAGATCTATGCACAGTTTTTTCCTCATGGAG ATGCTAGCATGTACGCTCATTATCTCTTTAACGCATTTGACACTGCACAAAATGGCTCAGTGAAGTTTGAG GATTTTGTGATGGCATTGTCCATCCTGTTGCGGGGAACCGTTCATGAAAAGCTAAGATGGACATTTAATCTGTATGACATAAATAAGGATGGCTATATAAACAAGGAG GAAATGATGGATATCGTAAAGGCAATTTATGATATGATGGGAAAGTACACGTATCCAGTGCTCAAAGAAGACGCTCCAAGGCAACATGTAGAAGTATTCTTCCAG aaaatgGATAAAAACAAAGACGGTGTTGTAACTTTAGATGAGTTTATTGAATCGTGTCAGGAG GACGACAATATCATGCGATCCTTACAGCTCTTTGAGAACGTGATGTAA